In Pseudopipra pipra isolate bDixPip1 chromosome 5, bDixPip1.hap1, whole genome shotgun sequence, the following proteins share a genomic window:
- the LOC135414740 gene encoding prolactin-like: MPAYIGDAGDSPAPADPSRSAAGSGLRSAMAPARAAGRAGAVAALALLWLLVCGPGDSGCHLLTVADLFDRVIRHSGRIHSLSTTLYAELEKHFPPRDNELGKPARKCHTSGMLTPNGKEYAQKIPREELTHLILKLLQAWKEPLSHFNQHIEHHQELPDDSLSKAKQISNMVHELKTGVEKVTEKMQSMGIISNSLNGMASSEGTGLSISNEANMMSDSDFIHCFRRDSNKVQSYLKILKCRIMPENSC, translated from the exons ATGCCGGCATATATAGGGGATGCAGGGGATTCGCCAGCGCCGGCCGATCCCAGCCGCTCCGCGGCGGGCAGCGGGCTCCGCAGCGCCATGGCCCCCGCCCGGGCGGCGGGGCGAGCAG GTGCCGTCGCGGCGCTGgcgctgctgtggctgctggtcTGCGGCCCGGGGGACTCCGGCTGCCACCTTCTGACCGTGGCCGATCTCTTCGACCGGGTGATCCGGCACTCGGGCAGGATCCACAGCCTCTCTACGACGCTCTACGCCGAGCTA GAAAAACACTTTCCTCCCCGTGACAACGAGCTGGGAAAGCCCGCTCGGAAGTGCCACACGTCGGGGATGCTGACCCCCAACGGCAAAGAATATGCCCAAAAAATTCCG AGAGAAGAACTAACTCACTTGATACTGAAACTTTTGCAAGCCTGGAAAGAACCACTTTCCCACTTTAACCAGCATATTGAGCACCATCAAGAGCTACCTGATGACAGCCTTAGCAAAGCTAAGCAAATCAGCAATATGGTACATGAGCTGAAGACTGGAGTTGAGAAAGTAACAGAAAAG ATGCAGTCAATGGGGATCATCAGCAACTCATTAAATGGAATGGCATCATCTGAAGGCACTGGTTTATCAATTAGTAATGAAGCAAACATGATGAGTGACTCTGACTTCATCCACTGTTTCAGGAGAGACTCCAATAAAGTACAAAGCTACTTAAAAATTCTCAAATGTAGGATTATGCCAGAAAATAGTTGCTGA